The Oreochromis niloticus isolate F11D_XX linkage group LG15, O_niloticus_UMD_NMBU, whole genome shotgun sequence genome includes a region encoding these proteins:
- the LOC109194722 gene encoding uncharacterized protein LOC109194722 isoform X2, with product MCRTEKQLIVRVALVLFTGLMVALWSSIWGDLQLNTMPSPRDVCTIGGTANEQRDKCLTKLPRGRPEPGDRSWCGSWDDVWSHSQPSYWGPNEVRNLKETAALFSLKRGRVGTGTRSNPLLLTINGLKQNPWSIAYSQRCYDPSEDSFYMIIGVDQAGTDSMGIIKVVLYSKAGTVGWWLHSGQCTTAPQRLGVNVTDLAYETSRDPFVRYVNISSPEDVIQVETGYIDKNTWLDWITYTASTNNMTECVACSTARPTLFTEAAPLLFREDRLGFDCMLQLHMKGGVGHDCQILSALFPVVTKGVTPLFSPKGRKLHLFNQGKCYPYRKPRRCMVH from the exons ATGTGCCGAACCGAGAAGCAGCTCATTGTCAGGGTAGCCCTTGTGCTCTTCACAGGGCTGATGGTTGCCTTGTGGTCGAGCATCTGGGGAGACCTGCAGCTGAACACCATGCCAAGCCCCAGGGATGTCTGTACAATAGGAGGAACTGCCAACGAGCAGAGAGACAAATGTCTGACTAA GCTACCAAGGGGACGGCCCGAACCTGGAGACCGAAGCTGGTGCGGTAGCTGGGACGATGTGTGGTCTCACTCGCAACCAAGTTATTGGGGCCCAAACGAGGTACGTAATCTGAAGGAGACTGCAGCGCTTTTCTCGTTAAAGAGAGGCCGAGTTGGGACTGGGACCAGATCCAACCCCTTGTTATTGACCATAAATGGTCTGAAACAAAATCCCTGGTCTATCGCATATTCACAACGATGTTATGATCCATCTGAAGACTCATTTTACATGATTATCGGAGTAGACCAGGCAGGCACAGATAGCATGGGGATAATTAAGGTAGTTCTTTACTCTAAGGCGGGAACTGTCGGTTGGTGGTTACATTCAGGTCAATGCACTACAGCACCACAAAGGCTGGGGGTGAATGTCACAGATTTGGCCTACGAGACCTCCAGAGACCCATTTGTGAGGTATGTAAACATATCCTCACCAGAGGACGTGATACAGGTAGAAACAGGGTACATAGATAAAAACACCTGGCTGGATTGGATAACATACACAGCCAGTACAAACAACATGACAGAGTGTGTGGCCTGCTCTACAGCGCGCCCCACACTGTTCACTGAGGCTGCCCCTTTATTGTTCAGGGAGGACAGGCTGGGATTTGACTGCATGTTACAGCTCCACATGAAGGGGGGGGTGGGTCATGACTGCCAAATTTTAAGTGCACTTTTCCCAGTTGTCACGAAGGGTGTCACTCCTCTGTTTTCCCCCAAGGGCCGGAAATTACACCTGTTTAACCAGGGTAAGTGTTACCCCTATAGGAAACCCAGACGCTGCATGGTGCACTGA
- the LOC109194784 gene encoding uncharacterized protein LOC109194784, giving the protein MVLLTFLLILVLQCEVGLSETKHVLYLTPGNDVIMPCDNVPDTCSMVTWAYNIYESETIIMVDNGIVEKNSAQAARLSLHSNCSLSIKNITAEDAGLYLCRPEGTADQDTNVHLNILTISAFPSDADPKKDGNVTLECSLFRYYTTSPCNSMRWVDETGSVLLDRGVKNTGRTCVSLLTVKLQSGNKKRYTCQFEDNNTVKIEAHYTPVLTDSTLNQAFIIIGAVMLVLVVAVIAAVFIKYRRRAKVTEDIEKPTRPKHDEPESSITYATIDHTDQNASLRKNVKKEEAVTYSAVKTKVESDPSGFYSNIS; this is encoded by the exons ATGGTCCTGCTTACATTTCTTCTAATTCTTGTGCTTCAGTGTGAAG TGGGGCTCAGTGAAACCAAACACGTTTTGTATCTAACACCTGGAAATGATGTCATTATGCCTTGTGATAATGTGCCTGATACATGCTCCATGGTTACCTGGGCTTACAACATATATGAGTCTGAGACGATAATTATGGTTGATAATGGAATTGTTGAGAAGAACTCAGCTCAAGCTGCCAGACTGAGTCTGCACAGTAACTGCTCGCTGAGTATTAAAAACATCACTGCAGAGGATGCCGGTCTTTACCTCTGTCGGCCTGAGGGGACCGCTGATCAGGACACAAATGTGCACCTAAATATTTTGACCA TTTCAGCATTTCCATCAGACGCTGATCCAAAGAAGGATGGAAACGTCACGTTAGAGTGCTCTCTGTTTAGATACTATACTACCTCTCCTTGTAACAGTATGCGTTGGGTGGATGAGACAGGAAGTGTGCTTTTGGACAGAGGTGTCAAGAACACTGGACGCACGTGTGTTTCTCTTCTGACTGTGAAGCTTCAGAGTGGCAACAAGAAAAGATACACCTGCCAGTTTGAAGATAACAATACTGTGAAGATAGAAGCTCACTACACACCTGTCCTCACAG ATTCCACCCTGAACCAGGCTTTCATCATCATTGGTGCTGTGATGCTGGTGCTGGTGGTTGCCGTCATCGCTGCTGTTTTCATCAAATACAGGAGGCGTGCTAAAGTGACAGAGG ACATTGAAAAACCCACCCGACCCAAACAT GATGAGCCAGAGAGCAGCATCACCTATGCTACTATTGACCACACTGATCAAAATGCCTCACTGAGGAAAAAT GTTAAAAAAGAGGAAGCGGTGACTTATTCTGCAGTGAAGACAAAGGTAGAAAGTGACCCCAGTGGCTTCTACAGTAACATCAGCTAa
- the LOC109194750 gene encoding uncharacterized protein LOC109194750 yields MALWKLFLVFVLQFEAGISGGPYFLYHRPGNYVILPCDNAPDMCSTVTWFYNREPSQTIQVVYHGDVKNSTQAARLSLHSNCSLCINNITTEDAGVYNCRPEGTTGQDTTVYLNILTISASPSNPDLQTNGSITLKCSLFRLSSLPCDEISIRWVDDTGTVLLDKVRYTGRTCISLLTVKLHSDQNKRYTCQIVEENNVKMEAHYTPVFIDFRESMEQSPLSYAMWHLRIAALILMIVITILVIRYRGNKKLLEESNVRYIGDCDDATVIYENVTKSG; encoded by the exons ATGGCTCTTTGGAAATTATTTCTGGTTTTTGTGCTTCAGTTTGAAg CAGGAATCAGTGGTGGACCATACTTTCTCTATCACAGACCAGGAAATTATGTCATTTTGCCCTGTGACAATGCACCTGATATGTGCTCCACGGTTACCTGGTTTTACAACAGAGAGCCATCTCAGACAATACAGGTGGTTTATCATGGAGATGTTAAGAACTCAACCCAAGCTGCTAGACTAAGTCTTCACAGTAACTGCTCTCTGTGCATCAACAACATCACTACTGAGGATGCTGGTGTTTACAACTGTCGGCCTGAGGGGACCACTGGCCAGGACACAACTGTCTATCTAAATATTTTGACTA TTTCAGCATCTCCATCAAACCCTGACCTACAGACGAATGGAAGCATCACATTAAAGTGCTCTCTGTTCAGACTCAGTAGCCTCCCTTGTGACGAGATAAGCATCCGCTGGGTGGATGACACAGGAACTGTGCTGCTTGATAAAGTCAGATACACTGGACGCACGTGCATTTCACTTCTAACTGTGAAGCTTCACAGTGACCAGAACAAACGATACACCTGCCAGATTGTTGAGGAAAACAATGTGAAGATGGAAGCTCACTACACACCTGTCTTCATAG ACTTCAGAGAGTCCATGGAGCAGTCTCCGCTGAGCTATGCCATGTGGCATCTTCGCATTGCAGCACTGATCCTAATGATTGTCATCACTATTTTAGTCATCAGATACAGAG GAAACAAAAAGCTCCTTGAAGAGAGCAAC GTTCGTTATATTGGTGACTGTGATGATGCCACAGTGATCTATGAGAATGTGACAAAGTCTGGCTGA
- the LOC102081977 gene encoding uncharacterized protein LOC102081977 isoform X2: MLSLLFFCAREPNLSLEREMQQHISSLLTILIFMLQFEACISETYMDLYYTPGNDVILPCDNTSSLNSSCSIITWFYNRDNSETTEMVWNGVIMENSAQAARLSLYSNCSLGIRNIVAEDAGLYCCRSGNTTAQDTNVGLHILNISASQTLNGDGYITLACTLFKYSDSQLCGENSILWLNERGTVLLGSGARDTGPMCVSLLTVKPQRAQHKTYTCQYIKKNSVKIEAHYTLRAVISGQMYHLYHRPGDCVTLPCDSLSDTCAMINWLYSKDSSQTEILVQNSNVKQSAQAARLSLQSNCSLGINNITAEDAGKYFCRPEGTTGQGTSVYLHILTISGSPSDTDPQKDGNITLECSLFRYYSSIPCKKKSICWVDETGFALPDRGVLQNGQTKCVSLLTVKHQSDHNKRYTCQFLNKKTVMIEGHYTPVFIASTNPLSDSTPNKGFIIIGAGMVILVLVVIFTVFIKYSRRAKVTEDIQKRSHHNVTILKNTLENEKMKNKETHTGTWRTKSKQKGSIWPADLNSGSSCCEDEPEGNIIYATIDHSNQKTLKKKVKNKEAVTYSAVKTKAETDPGSIYSNIC, translated from the exons atgttATCACTTCTGTTCTTCTGTGCCAGAGAGCCTAATTTGAGCCTGGAGAGAGAGATGCAACAACACATTTCTTCACTGTTAACAATCCTGATTTTTATGCTTCAGTTTGAAG CATGCATCAGTGAAACCTACATGGATCTTTATTACACACCGGGAAATGATGTCATTCTCCCCTGTGATAACACATCCTCATTGAACTCATCATGCTCCATCATTACGTGGTTTTATAACAGAGATAACTCTGAGACAACAGAAATGGTTTGGAATGGCGTTATTATGGAGAACTCAGCTCAAGCAGCCAGACTGAGTCTGTACAGTAACTGTTCCCTGGGCATCAGGAACATTGTTGCTGAAGATGCTGGCCTTTACTGCTGTCGGTCTGGGAACACTACAGCCCAGGATACAAATGTGGGTCTGCATATTTTGAACA TTTCAGCATCTCAGACACTAAACGGGGATGGATACATCACATTAGCATGCACTCTCTTCAAATACTCTGACTCCCAATTGTGTGGCGAGAACAGCATCCTCTGGTTGAACGAAAGAGGAACTGTGCTGCTTGGCAGTGGTGCCAGGGACACTGGACCGATGTGCGTTTCTCTTTTGACTGTGAAACCTCAGAGGGCCCAACACAAAACCTACACCTGCCAGTATATCAAGAAAAACAGTGTGAAGATAGAAGCTCACTACACACTTAGAG CAGTGATCAGTGGACAGATGTACCACCTCTATCACAGACCTGGAGATTGTGTCACTCTACCGTGTGACAGTCTATCTGATACATGCGCCATGATTAACTGGCTTTACAGCAAAGACTCATCTCAGACTGAAATACTGGTTCAAAATAGTAATGTGAAGCAATCAGCTCAAGCTGCCAGGCTGAGTCTGCAGAGTAACTGCTCTCTGGGCATCAACAACATCACTGCAGAGGATGCTGGCAAATACTTCTGTCGGCCTGAAGGGACCACTGGTCAGGGCACAAGTGTCTATCTGCATATTTTGACCA TTTCAGGATCTCCATCAgacactgacccacagaaggatgGAAACATCACTTTGGAGTGCTCTCTGTTTAGATACTATTCTTCCATACCCTGTAAAAAGAAGAGTATCTGCTGGgtggatgagacaggatttGCACTGCCTGACAGAGGTGTCCTGCAAAATGGGCAGACAAAATGTGTTTCTCTTCTGACTGTGAAGCATCAGAGTGACCATAACAAAAGATACACCTgccagtttcttaacaaaaaGACTGTGATGATAGAAGGTCACTACacacctgtctttatag CCTCTACGAATCCTCTGTCTGATTCCACACCTAACAAGGGCTTCATCATCATCGGTGCTGGGATGGTGATTCTGGTTCTGGTCGTCATCTTTACTGTTTTCATTAAGTACAGTAGGAGAGCCAAAGTGACAGAAG ATATTCAAAAACGATCCCACCACAATGTGACTATACTGAAAAATACG ctagaaaatgagaaaatgaaaaataaagaaacccaTACAGGCACATGGAGAACAAAGTCCAAACAAAAAGGTTCCATCTGGCCTGCAGATTTAAACTCaggatcttcttgctgtgag GACGAGCCAGAGGGGAATATCATCTACGCCACAATTGACCACTCTAATCAAAAAACTCTGAAGAAAAAG GTCAAAAACAAGGAGGCGGTGACTTATTCTGCTGTGAAGACGAAGGCAGAAACTGACCCCGGCAGCATCTACAGTAACATCTGCTAA
- the LOC109194722 gene encoding uncharacterized protein LOC109194722 isoform X1 → MCRTEKQLIVRVALVLFTGLMVALWSSIWGDLQLNTMPSPRDVCTIGGTANEQRDKCLTKYGGHLELHYLYSTTQAFSFDLCNVINCKGKGDSWRGSDVYLCRLPRGRPEPGDRSWCGSWDDVWSHSQPSYWGPNEVRNLKETAALFSLKRGRVGTGTRSNPLLLTINGLKQNPWSIAYSQRCYDPSEDSFYMIIGVDQAGTDSMGIIKVVLYSKAGTVGWWLHSGQCTTAPQRLGVNVTDLAYETSRDPFVRYVNISSPEDVIQVETGYIDKNTWLDWITYTASTNNMTECVACSTARPTLFTEAAPLLFREDRLGFDCMLQLHMKGGVGHDCQILSALFPVVTKGVTPLFSPKGRKLHLFNQGKCYPYRKPRRCMVH, encoded by the coding sequence ATGTGCCGAACCGAGAAGCAGCTCATTGTCAGGGTAGCCCTTGTGCTCTTCACAGGGCTGATGGTTGCCTTGTGGTCGAGCATCTGGGGAGACCTGCAGCTGAACACCATGCCAAGCCCCAGGGATGTCTGTACAATAGGAGGAACTGCCAACGAGCAGAGAGACAAATGTCTGACTAAGTATGGCGGACACCTTGAACTACACTATCTATATTCAACCACTCAAGCTTTCAGTTTTGATTTGTGTAATGTGATAAATTGCAAGGGAAAGGGTGACAGTTGGAGAGGGTCTGATGTGTATTTGTGTAGGCTACCAAGGGGACGGCCCGAACCTGGAGACCGAAGCTGGTGCGGTAGCTGGGACGATGTGTGGTCTCACTCGCAACCAAGTTATTGGGGCCCAAACGAGGTACGTAATCTGAAGGAGACTGCAGCGCTTTTCTCGTTAAAGAGAGGCCGAGTTGGGACTGGGACCAGATCCAACCCCTTGTTATTGACCATAAATGGTCTGAAACAAAATCCCTGGTCTATCGCATATTCACAACGATGTTATGATCCATCTGAAGACTCATTTTACATGATTATCGGAGTAGACCAGGCAGGCACAGATAGCATGGGGATAATTAAGGTAGTTCTTTACTCTAAGGCGGGAACTGTCGGTTGGTGGTTACATTCAGGTCAATGCACTACAGCACCACAAAGGCTGGGGGTGAATGTCACAGATTTGGCCTACGAGACCTCCAGAGACCCATTTGTGAGGTATGTAAACATATCCTCACCAGAGGACGTGATACAGGTAGAAACAGGGTACATAGATAAAAACACCTGGCTGGATTGGATAACATACACAGCCAGTACAAACAACATGACAGAGTGTGTGGCCTGCTCTACAGCGCGCCCCACACTGTTCACTGAGGCTGCCCCTTTATTGTTCAGGGAGGACAGGCTGGGATTTGACTGCATGTTACAGCTCCACATGAAGGGGGGGGTGGGTCATGACTGCCAAATTTTAAGTGCACTTTTCCCAGTTGTCACGAAGGGTGTCACTCCTCTGTTTTCCCCCAAGGGCCGGAAATTACACCTGTTTAACCAGGGTAAGTGTTACCCCTATAGGAAACCCAGACGCTGCATGGTGCACTGA
- the LOC102081977 gene encoding uncharacterized protein LOC102081977 isoform X1 encodes MLSLLFFCAREPNLSLEREMQQHISSLLTILIFMLQFEACISETYMDLYYTPGNDVILPCDNTSSLNSSCSIITWFYNRDNSETTEMVWNGVIMENSAQAARLSLYSNCSLGIRNIVAEDAGLYCCRSGNTTAQDTNVGLHILNISASQTLNGDGYITLACTLFKYSDSQLCGENSILWLNERGTVLLGSGARDTGPMCVSLLTVKPQRAQHKTYTCQYIKKNSVKIEAHYTLRAVISGQMYHLYHRPGDCVTLPCDSLSDTCAMINWLYSKDSSQTEILVQNSNVKQSAQAARLSLQSNCSLGINNITAEDAGKYFCRPEGTTGQGTSVYLHILTISGSPSDTDPQKDGNITLECSLFRYYSSIPCKKKSICWVDETGFALPDRGVLQNGQTKCVSLLTVKHQSDHNKRYTCQFLNKKTVMIEGHYTPVFIASTNPLSDSTPNKGFIIIGAGMVILVLVVIFTVFIKYSRRAKVTEDIQKRSHHNVTILKNTLENEKMKNKETHTGTWRTKSKQKGSIWPADLNSGSSCCEDEPEGNIIYATIDHSNQKTLKKKQVKNKEAVTYSAVKTKAETDPGSIYSNIC; translated from the exons atgttATCACTTCTGTTCTTCTGTGCCAGAGAGCCTAATTTGAGCCTGGAGAGAGAGATGCAACAACACATTTCTTCACTGTTAACAATCCTGATTTTTATGCTTCAGTTTGAAG CATGCATCAGTGAAACCTACATGGATCTTTATTACACACCGGGAAATGATGTCATTCTCCCCTGTGATAACACATCCTCATTGAACTCATCATGCTCCATCATTACGTGGTTTTATAACAGAGATAACTCTGAGACAACAGAAATGGTTTGGAATGGCGTTATTATGGAGAACTCAGCTCAAGCAGCCAGACTGAGTCTGTACAGTAACTGTTCCCTGGGCATCAGGAACATTGTTGCTGAAGATGCTGGCCTTTACTGCTGTCGGTCTGGGAACACTACAGCCCAGGATACAAATGTGGGTCTGCATATTTTGAACA TTTCAGCATCTCAGACACTAAACGGGGATGGATACATCACATTAGCATGCACTCTCTTCAAATACTCTGACTCCCAATTGTGTGGCGAGAACAGCATCCTCTGGTTGAACGAAAGAGGAACTGTGCTGCTTGGCAGTGGTGCCAGGGACACTGGACCGATGTGCGTTTCTCTTTTGACTGTGAAACCTCAGAGGGCCCAACACAAAACCTACACCTGCCAGTATATCAAGAAAAACAGTGTGAAGATAGAAGCTCACTACACACTTAGAG CAGTGATCAGTGGACAGATGTACCACCTCTATCACAGACCTGGAGATTGTGTCACTCTACCGTGTGACAGTCTATCTGATACATGCGCCATGATTAACTGGCTTTACAGCAAAGACTCATCTCAGACTGAAATACTGGTTCAAAATAGTAATGTGAAGCAATCAGCTCAAGCTGCCAGGCTGAGTCTGCAGAGTAACTGCTCTCTGGGCATCAACAACATCACTGCAGAGGATGCTGGCAAATACTTCTGTCGGCCTGAAGGGACCACTGGTCAGGGCACAAGTGTCTATCTGCATATTTTGACCA TTTCAGGATCTCCATCAgacactgacccacagaaggatgGAAACATCACTTTGGAGTGCTCTCTGTTTAGATACTATTCTTCCATACCCTGTAAAAAGAAGAGTATCTGCTGGgtggatgagacaggatttGCACTGCCTGACAGAGGTGTCCTGCAAAATGGGCAGACAAAATGTGTTTCTCTTCTGACTGTGAAGCATCAGAGTGACCATAACAAAAGATACACCTgccagtttcttaacaaaaaGACTGTGATGATAGAAGGTCACTACacacctgtctttatag CCTCTACGAATCCTCTGTCTGATTCCACACCTAACAAGGGCTTCATCATCATCGGTGCTGGGATGGTGATTCTGGTTCTGGTCGTCATCTTTACTGTTTTCATTAAGTACAGTAGGAGAGCCAAAGTGACAGAAG ATATTCAAAAACGATCCCACCACAATGTGACTATACTGAAAAATACG ctagaaaatgagaaaatgaaaaataaagaaacccaTACAGGCACATGGAGAACAAAGTCCAAACAAAAAGGTTCCATCTGGCCTGCAGATTTAAACTCaggatcttcttgctgtgag GACGAGCCAGAGGGGAATATCATCTACGCCACAATTGACCACTCTAATCAAAAAACTCTGAAGAAAAAG CAGGTCAAAAACAAGGAGGCGGTGACTTATTCTGCTGTGAAGACGAAGGCAGAAACTGACCCCGGCAGCATCTACAGTAACATCTGCTAA